CGTAGCGCAGCCTGGTAGCGCGCCTGCTTTGGGAGCAGGATGTCGGAGGTTCAAATCCTCTCGTCCCGACCATTTTTGAAAGCATTCCAAATGGTTCAAGCCAGAATATATCGCCCCTCCAAAACAGCCATGCAATCCGGAAAAGCGAAAACGCGGAACTGGATATTGGATTTTTCTCCAAATGACGGTCAATTCATTGACCCTATTATGGGGTGGTGTGGATCCAAAGACACCTTGAGTCAAATCCGCCTGACTTTTCGATCTTTAGAGCAAGCTGTGGCTTATGCGAGGCTGCAAGGTCTCACTTTCCAAATTGAATCCGCAAATGCGCCTCTCAAGCCTCCAAAACAATATGCGGATAATTTTCGCTATGATCGGGTTGGATAACTATTTTTCACATATAAACTAAAGACTTAAAAGAGTTGCATCAAAAATGCCCAAAAATCTTAATGCAAAATCATATCAAAACAGGTAAGAACTAATCTTAACAAATATTTTATTTTTGAAAGCAGGAGACTTATATGCTAATCGGCGTTCCAAAAGAAGTTAAAAACCATGAATATCGTGCAGGGTTAACCCCAAGCTCTGCCCATGAATTAACACGCCTTGGCCATGAAGTTCTTGTTGAAACAAATGCGGGCCACGGTGTGGGTTTTGAAGATAAGCATTATATAGCGGCCGGCGCTAAGATTGCCCCAACAGCCGCAGAAGTTTTTGCCAAAGCCGACATTATCATAAAGGTCAAGGAACCCCAACCGCAAGAATGCAAAATGCTGCGCCCTGGGCAAATCATCTTCACCTATCTGCACTTGGCGCCAGATCTTGAGCAAGCTGAAGGCCTGATTAAGTCAGGCTGCATTGCCATTGCTTATGAGACAGTGACAGACACCCATGGCGGTCTTCCCCTTCTTGCGCCTATGAGTGAAGTTGCGGGTCGTATGGCGATCCAAGCCGGCGCCCACTTCCTGGAAAAGGGGCAAGGCGGCGCTGGAGTCCTTTTAGGGGGCGTTCCTGGTGTGGCCCCTGGAAAAGTTGTGATCCTGGGGGGTGGTGTTGCAGGAGCCAATGCAGCTCGTATGGCCATCGGGCTTGGGGCTCAAGTCACTATTTTTGATCGAAACACACGCCGCATGAAAGAACTCGATAATGAATTTGGAGGCCGTGTCCAAACTATATTCTCTACATCAGATTTGATTGAACAATACGTCATTGATGCAGATCTGGTTGTTGGATCTGTGTTAATTGTTGGAGCAGCAGCGCCACGGCTTGTTACGCTAGAAATGATTCGCAAGATGCGCCCTGGCTCTGTTGTTGTTGACCTTGCCATTGATCAGGGAGGTTGCTTTGAAACCAGTCGCCCGACAACCCATGCCGACCCGATCTATATCGTTGATAACATCCTCCATTATTGTGTAACCAACATGCCAGGTGGCGTTGCCCGCACCTCTACGGTTGCCTTAAATAATGCGACCATGCCCTTTATTTTGGCTCTTGCCCAAAAAGGATACCGCAAAGCTCTTGCCGATGATGTTCATTTACGCAATGGCTTGAACGTGTTTGAAGGTAAGATTACTTACCAGGCTGTTGCACGTGATTTGGGTAAGGAATACCTGGATCCGCTCACCCTTCTTGATGGGGACTTTATCAAGAAGAGCGCGTGAAGGCCAAGGACCTTCTTTATAATTTACACTATGTTTCATCATGCATGTGAGATTGAAAGTATTTTGGAATCGGGATTGCCATCCCAATTCTCATACTCATACTTCTATAAATCTTATTGCAATCCAAG
The genomic region above belongs to Alphaproteobacteria bacterium and contains:
- a CDS encoding ETC complex I subunit — its product is MVQARIYRPSKTAMQSGKAKTRNWILDFSPNDGQFIDPIMGWCGSKDTLSQIRLTFRSLEQAVAYARLQGLTFQIESANAPLKPPKQYADNFRYDRVG
- the ald gene encoding alanine dehydrogenase — translated: MLIGVPKEVKNHEYRAGLTPSSAHELTRLGHEVLVETNAGHGVGFEDKHYIAAGAKIAPTAAEVFAKADIIIKVKEPQPQECKMLRPGQIIFTYLHLAPDLEQAEGLIKSGCIAIAYETVTDTHGGLPLLAPMSEVAGRMAIQAGAHFLEKGQGGAGVLLGGVPGVAPGKVVILGGGVAGANAARMAIGLGAQVTIFDRNTRRMKELDNEFGGRVQTIFSTSDLIEQYVIDADLVVGSVLIVGAAAPRLVTLEMIRKMRPGSVVVDLAIDQGGCFETSRPTTHADPIYIVDNILHYCVTNMPGGVARTSTVALNNATMPFILALAQKGYRKALADDVHLRNGLNVFEGKITYQAVARDLGKEYLDPLTLLDGDFIKKSA